A window of Clostridium sp. 'White wine YQ' contains these coding sequences:
- a CDS encoding PTS mannose/fructose/sorbose/N-acetylgalactosamine transporter subunit IIC: METLSVLQSFLIALWVGAVMSRWLGGGATLTLRFSPLMTGLIVGIVMGNVGQAMIVTAALQLIYMGVFSPGGSMPSEPSIAAAIAVPVALLGNLKPEAAIAVAVPVGLLGSYLYQFRFFINTFLGKYTDKAVEDLNDGAIKRSIIVLPTVASFLLFVPLVFVALYFGAPMIADVINALKGTYVIHILDVVGGGLAAIGIATTVYVIGRKDYLVFFLLAYFMSVSLKSLNITMVTYAVFGVVIALIFSMSQKGKNIPIAATTKATEILDEDDYDDGF, from the coding sequence ATGGAAACTTTAAGTGTATTACAGAGTTTTTTAATCGCTTTATGGGTTGGAGCGGTTATGTCAAGATGGCTAGGTGGAGGAGCTACATTAACGCTTCGATTTTCACCATTAATGACTGGTTTGATTGTTGGTATTGTTATGGGAAATGTCGGCCAGGCAATGATTGTTACAGCAGCGTTACAATTGATTTACATGGGTGTTTTCTCTCCAGGAGGATCCATGCCATCAGAACCATCTATTGCAGCAGCTATTGCAGTACCAGTTGCTTTATTAGGAAATTTAAAGCCTGAAGCAGCTATTGCTGTGGCCGTACCAGTTGGTTTGTTAGGAAGTTATTTATATCAATTCCGTTTTTTTATCAATACATTCTTAGGTAAATATACAGATAAAGCTGTAGAAGATTTAAATGATGGAGCTATTAAACGTTCAATCATTGTTTTACCTACAGTTGCATCATTTCTTCTATTTGTACCATTGGTATTTGTAGCCTTATATTTTGGGGCACCAATGATTGCAGATGTAATCAATGCTTTGAAAGGAACGTATGTTATTCACATCCTTGATGTTGTTGGTGGTGGATTGGCTGCTATTGGTATTGCCACAACAGTTTATGTAATTGGACGTAAAGATTACTTAGTATTCTTTTTATTGGCATATTTCATGAGTGTTTCATTAAAGTCATTGAATATTACAATGGTAACTTATGCTGTGTTTGGTGTAGTGATAGCTTTAATTTTCAGCATGTCTCAAAAAGGAAAGAATATTCCTATTGCAGCTACTACTAAGGCTACAGAGATATTAGATGAAGATGATTACGATGATGGGTTTTAA
- a CDS encoding iron-containing alcohol dehydrogenase family protein, which translates to MLTDLKVKVGPEFYRYHEGAIDFIPELLKEHKSKNILIVHGTISWEKAKLKMKFLETIEQKVFYHQYTGECSYYGADLIAQIVEENDIDFIIGVGGGKLVDLVGYAAHICNVKYGVVPTLVSNCAPWTPLSVMYKESGESEGKTEHYMRQAVFLITDPYLVIDSPVRYFIAGLADTIAKWYESDSILAQEHLQNEPFLKLASYTAKLCNESIVKQSAKAMKDMENKVVSEEFVHLSEIVIAVAGLCGGFGDKYARNAAAHAMHDAIAKYIPESHSYLHGEKVAYGVLYQLALEGRWATIDSLMPFYSDLKLPVSLHYMGLYPEDEKVLDDIVGFINSKEKVHLIPILITPEILKKTIFDLEKYIEER; encoded by the coding sequence ATGTTGACAGATTTAAAGGTTAAAGTTGGTCCTGAGTTCTATAGGTATCATGAAGGTGCAATTGATTTTATTCCGGAATTATTAAAAGAACACAAATCAAAGAATATCTTGATTGTACATGGAACAATTTCTTGGGAAAAAGCTAAGCTTAAAATGAAGTTTTTAGAAACGATAGAGCAAAAAGTTTTCTATCATCAATATACAGGTGAGTGTAGCTATTATGGTGCAGATTTAATTGCACAAATAGTTGAAGAAAATGATATCGATTTTATTATTGGAGTTGGTGGCGGAAAGCTTGTAGATCTCGTTGGATATGCTGCTCATATTTGTAATGTTAAATATGGTGTCGTTCCAACATTGGTTAGTAATTGTGCACCATGGACACCTTTATCTGTTATGTATAAAGAGAGTGGAGAATCAGAAGGAAAAACTGAGCATTATATGAGGCAGGCCGTTTTCTTAATAACAGATCCGTATTTAGTGATTGATTCCCCAGTACGTTACTTCATTGCAGGTTTGGCAGATACAATTGCAAAGTGGTATGAATCAGATTCAATTTTAGCTCAAGAACATTTACAGAACGAACCTTTTTTGAAATTAGCAAGTTATACTGCAAAGTTATGTAATGAATCAATTGTAAAACAATCGGCTAAAGCAATGAAAGATATGGAGAATAAAGTAGTTTCGGAAGAATTTGTACATTTATCTGAAATTGTGATAGCAGTTGCAGGTTTATGTGGAGGATTTGGAGATAAATATGCCCGTAATGCCGCAGCACATGCAATGCATGATGCAATCGCTAAGTATATTCCGGAAAGCCATTCATATCTTCATGGCGAAAAAGTAGCTTATGGGGTTTTATATCAGTTGGCTCTAGAAGGCAGGTGGGCGACGATTGATTCCTTAATGCCTTTCTATTCAGATTTGAAACTGCCTGTGTCTCTACATTATATGGGATTGTATCCAGAAGATGAAAAAGTTCTTGATGATATAGTTGGTTTTATTAATTCAAAAGAAAAAGTTCATTTGATTCCCATTTTAATTACGCCAGAGATTTTGAAAAAAACAATTTTTGATTTAGAAAAATATATAGAAGAGAGGTAG
- a CDS encoding D-isomer specific 2-hydroxyacid dehydrogenase family protein: MKEYKIAIVNSSSFGKVFPEHINRLKKIGSVDYFQVDNEMHGKELAKLLNGYNIIIASVTPFFTKEFFDYKDELLMITRHGIGYNNIDIDAAKEHDTVVAIVPALVERDAVAENNITNLLAVLRKTVESSNRVKADCWEDRAKFVGHTLLNKKVGVIGVGNTGSCVVEIVRNGFRCNVLAYDPYKSDLYLQTYGAKKVEIDELLTSSDIICLCANLTEENYHMISKNEIEKMKDGVYISNSARGALLDENAVVEGLKSGKIAGFATDVLEEEPGRKSHPYLAFDNVVMTPHTSAYTMECLEQMGNKCVTDVEQIVQGVLPERAIQPISKFIKE; encoded by the coding sequence ATGAAAGAATATAAGATAGCCATTGTTAATTCAAGTAGTTTTGGAAAGGTATTCCCTGAACACATTAATCGTTTGAAGAAAATAGGATCTGTTGATTATTTTCAAGTTGATAATGAAATGCATGGAAAAGAACTTGCTAAATTATTAAATGGATACAATATTATCATTGCAAGTGTAACCCCATTTTTTACTAAAGAGTTTTTTGATTATAAAGATGAGCTTTTGATGATTACGCGTCATGGAATTGGATACAACAATATTGATATTGATGCAGCAAAAGAACATGACACTGTTGTTGCAATAGTTCCAGCTTTAGTAGAACGAGACGCAGTCGCAGAAAACAACATTACAAATTTGTTAGCTGTATTAAGAAAGACTGTAGAATCTAGTAATAGAGTTAAAGCGGATTGTTGGGAAGATAGAGCTAAATTTGTTGGACATACACTTTTAAATAAAAAAGTAGGTGTTATTGGGGTTGGGAATACTGGAAGTTGTGTAGTAGAGATTGTTAGAAATGGTTTTCGATGTAATGTTTTGGCCTATGACCCATACAAGTCAGACTTATATTTACAGACTTATGGAGCAAAAAAAGTTGAAATAGATGAATTGTTGACTTCCTCTGATATTATTTGTCTTTGTGCAAACTTAACTGAAGAAAATTATCATATGATATCTAAAAACGAAATAGAAAAAATGAAAGACGGTGTTTATATATCGAATAGTGCGAGAGGCGCATTATTGGATGAAAATGCGGTTGTTGAGGGATTGAAATCTGGAAAGATTGCTGGTTTTGCGACAGATGTTTTAGAAGAAGAGCCAGGAAGAAAGAGTCACCCATATTTAGCTTTTGATAATGTTGTAATGACTCCTCATACGTCAGCTTATACTATGGAATGTCTAGAGCAAATGGGAAATAAATGTGTAACAGATGTGGAACAAATAGTTCAAGGTGTTTTACCGGAAAGGGCAATTCAGCCAATAAGTAAATTTATCAAAGAATAG
- the gnd gene encoding phosphogluconate dehydrogenase (NAD(+)-dependent, decarboxylating), which translates to MKIAIIGLGKMGLNIACNLKSHNYDVMGFDLSDKAKEDAEKAGIKTFDNLEKMITSFTEKRVIWSMLPAGEITESVLNQLLKLLSPNDIVIEGGNSNFNESIRRAKTFKEKEVYYFDCGTSGGTSGALGGACTMIGGDPEVFKYIEPIFKDISVENGYLYTGQSGSGHFLKMIHNGIEYGMMQAIGEGFQIVKESEFDYDLADVARVWNNGSVIRGWLMEIAESQFKASLNLEDYRGVVAASGEAKWTIETALDMGIAVPTIALSLFMRNLSQEDDSFSAKVVSALRNGFGGHAVVKKEK; encoded by the coding sequence ATGAAAATAGCTATTATAGGTCTTGGTAAGATGGGTTTAAACATAGCATGTAATTTAAAGAGTCATAATTATGATGTTATGGGATTTGATTTATCCGATAAAGCAAAAGAAGATGCTGAAAAGGCAGGTATCAAAACATTTGATAATTTAGAGAAAATGATTACTTCATTTACTGAAAAGAGAGTTATCTGGTCTATGTTACCTGCTGGAGAAATTACGGAATCTGTATTGAATCAATTGTTGAAGTTACTTTCTCCAAATGACATTGTCATTGAAGGTGGAAATTCAAATTTTAATGAATCAATACGACGTGCAAAGACTTTTAAAGAGAAAGAAGTATATTATTTTGATTGTGGAACATCAGGTGGAACTTCTGGAGCACTCGGTGGTGCATGTACGATGATTGGTGGAGATCCTGAAGTATTTAAGTATATAGAACCAATTTTCAAAGATATATCAGTTGAAAATGGTTACTTATATACTGGCCAATCTGGAAGTGGTCATTTTTTAAAAATGATCCATAATGGAATCGAATACGGAATGATGCAAGCAATCGGTGAAGGTTTTCAAATTGTTAAAGAAAGTGAATTTGATTATGATCTAGCTGATGTTGCGAGGGTTTGGAACAACGGATCGGTTATTCGAGGTTGGTTGATGGAAATTGCTGAATCACAATTTAAAGCTAGTCTAAATTTAGAAGACTATAGAGGAGTTGTTGCTGCATCTGGAGAAGCGAAATGGACTATTGAAACTGCTTTGGATATGGGAATTGCAGTACCAACAATTGCTTTGAGTTTATTTATGCGTAATTTGTCTCAGGAAGATGATAGTTTTTCTGCTAAGGTGGTTTCGGCTTTACGAAACGGATTTGGCGGACATGCTGTTGTAAAGAAGGAAAAGTAG
- a CDS encoding MurR/RpiR family transcriptional regulator, with product MDVSVRLKIKSLYNGLSAKEQNIADYILENPISVAHNSISYLSDELDVAGSTLFQFAKKLGYSGFKELKMAILIEENNFSTTSIHENIEIDDNELTMAQKVFDSNIKTLTNTKKILRLDDLKKAAEIISNSNLLYFFGVGGSGILAEDAYHKFLRSPTRVRHCIDYHMQLMEASLLTPQDCAICISHTGKSKETIKIAETAKKSGANVIVITSHASSPLAKIGDIVFISISEEIEFHSEALSSRISQLSILDSLYVILMFMNKEKSKDALSKVRRTIWEVKH from the coding sequence ATGGATGTATCTGTTAGACTTAAAATTAAATCGTTATACAATGGATTAAGTGCTAAAGAACAAAATATTGCAGACTATATACTTGAAAATCCTATTTCTGTGGCTCACAATTCTATCAGCTATTTATCTGATGAACTCGATGTTGCAGGCTCTACTTTATTTCAATTCGCTAAAAAGCTAGGTTATTCTGGCTTTAAAGAGTTAAAGATGGCTATCTTAATTGAAGAAAATAATTTTTCAACTACATCAATTCATGAAAACATTGAAATTGATGATAATGAATTGACTATGGCTCAAAAAGTCTTTGATTCAAACATTAAAACCCTAACCAATACTAAGAAGATATTACGGTTAGACGATTTGAAAAAAGCTGCTGAAATTATATCAAATTCAAATCTACTATATTTTTTTGGTGTCGGTGGATCAGGAATACTTGCAGAAGATGCATATCATAAATTTTTACGTTCTCCAACTCGTGTACGTCATTGTATTGATTATCATATGCAACTTATGGAAGCATCTTTATTAACACCACAGGATTGTGCAATTTGTATCTCACATACTGGAAAATCAAAAGAAACTATCAAAATTGCTGAAACAGCAAAAAAATCTGGTGCAAATGTAATTGTTATCACTAGCCATGCATCTTCTCCTCTAGCTAAGATAGGTGATATCGTTTTTATTTCTATATCTGAAGAAATCGAATTTCATTCAGAAGCCTTATCTTCACGTATATCTCAATTGAGCATTCTAGATTCACTCTATGTAATTTTGATGTTTATGAATAAAGAAAAATCAAAAGATGCTTTATCTAAAGTTAGACGCACTATATGGGAAGTAAAGCATTAA
- the rlmD gene encoding 23S rRNA (uracil(1939)-C(5))-methyltransferase RlmD, with amino-acid sequence MKKGNEITLKIEKTEFPSKGIAHVDGLIVYSKNSYPGQLIKGKVTKKKKDYAEIKPLEIIERAEYEVDARCPIFGRCGGCSSQTLPYNKQLELKRDEVRELFENANVDTGEFLGIEGSPNQWEYRNKMEFTFGDEVKGGELTLGMHMKGSPFSIITVDECRIVHEDFRKIIKYTLEYFRGKDLPYYRVMKREGYLRHLVVRRAAKTGEIMVNLVTTTQIDFSLDEYLEGLKGLSYEGKLTSVIHTENNSFSDVVFPEKVNLLYGRDYIMEELLGLKFKISPFSFFQTNTEGAEKLYSIVRDFMGDGENKVVFDLYCGTGTIGQITAPKAKKVVGIELIEEAVEAANENAKLNGLNNCEFIAGDIAKVITEVKDKPDIIILDPPRSGVHPTAMKYVIAFNVKDIIYVSCNPKSLVEDLKVLTAAGYKIEKTLCKDMFPNTPHCETVVKLSK; translated from the coding sequence ATGAAAAAAGGAAATGAGATAACCTTAAAAATTGAAAAAACTGAATTTCCTTCAAAGGGTATTGCTCACGTGGATGGACTTATAGTATATTCTAAAAATTCATATCCAGGACAGCTTATTAAAGGAAAAGTAACCAAGAAGAAAAAAGATTATGCAGAAATAAAGCCTTTGGAGATTATAGAAAGAGCTGAATATGAGGTAGATGCTAGATGCCCTATATTTGGAAGATGTGGTGGATGTTCATCTCAAACGCTTCCGTATAACAAGCAATTAGAACTAAAACGTGATGAGGTTAGAGAACTTTTTGAAAATGCCAATGTAGATACAGGTGAGTTTTTAGGCATTGAAGGAAGTCCAAACCAATGGGAATATAGAAACAAAATGGAGTTTACCTTTGGAGATGAAGTAAAGGGTGGAGAACTAACCCTAGGTATGCATATGAAAGGTAGTCCGTTTAGCATAATAACTGTTGATGAATGTAGAATCGTTCATGAAGATTTCAGAAAAATAATAAAATACACATTAGAGTATTTTAGGGGCAAAGATCTTCCTTATTATAGAGTAATGAAAAGAGAAGGTTACTTAAGACATCTTGTGGTAAGAAGAGCAGCAAAAACTGGAGAAATTATGGTTAATTTAGTAACTACCACACAGATAGATTTTTCATTGGATGAATATCTTGAAGGCTTAAAAGGTCTTTCATATGAAGGAAAATTAACTTCAGTTATTCATACTGAGAATAATTCATTTTCAGATGTAGTATTCCCTGAGAAGGTAAACCTTCTTTATGGAAGAGATTATATTATGGAAGAACTTTTAGGATTAAAGTTTAAGATATCACCATTCTCTTTCTTCCAAACAAACACAGAAGGAGCAGAAAAGCTTTATTCAATAGTAAGAGATTTCATGGGAGATGGAGAAAATAAGGTTGTATTTGATTTATATTGTGGAACAGGTACAATAGGACAAATAACAGCTCCAAAAGCTAAAAAGGTAGTAGGAATTGAACTTATTGAAGAGGCAGTTGAGGCTGCAAATGAAAATGCTAAATTAAATGGATTAAACAATTGTGAATTTATAGCTGGGGATATTGCTAAGGTAATAACTGAAGTGAAAGATAAGCCAGATATAATAATATTGGATCCACCAAGAAGCGGGGTACATCCTACGGCAATGAAGTACGTTATAGCCTTTAATGTAAAAGACATAATATATGTAAGCTGCAATCCTAAGTCTTTAGTTGAAGATTTAAAAGTATTAACTGCAGCAGGCTATAAGATAGAAAAAACACTTTGTAAGGATATGTTTCCTAACACACCTCATTGTGAAACAGTAGTGAAATTAAGTAAGTAA
- a CDS encoding MetQ/NlpA family ABC transporter substrate-binding protein, producing the protein MKKRGLLSLVLVGALALSLAACGKKADDKTITIGVTPKPHAEIVNAIKPLVEKQGYTLKVVEFNDYNTPNTALNDKELDANFFQHQPYLDEVMKNKGYKLATVTKVHSELMALYSKKAKSINDLKDGATIAIPNDATNGARALKLLAANNLIKVKDGELISSKDVTENPKNFKFKELDAAQLPRTLDDVDAAVINANYALDAGLNPTDNGLIAEKSDSEFAQKYANILVVRQGDENSDKIKVLKDALNSPEAKKFIEDKYKGAVIPMF; encoded by the coding sequence ATGAAAAAAAGAGGATTATTATCATTAGTATTAGTAGGAGCGTTAGCTCTAAGCTTAGCAGCTTGTGGAAAAAAAGCTGATGATAAAACTATAACAATAGGAGTTACACCAAAACCACATGCAGAAATAGTGAATGCTATTAAGCCATTAGTTGAAAAACAAGGATACACTTTAAAAGTTGTTGAATTTAATGATTATAATACACCAAATACAGCACTTAATGATAAGGAATTAGACGCAAACTTCTTCCAGCATCAACCATATTTAGATGAAGTAATGAAGAATAAAGGATATAAGTTAGCAACAGTAACTAAAGTTCATAGTGAATTAATGGCCTTATATTCTAAAAAAGCTAAATCAATAAATGATTTAAAAGATGGAGCGACTATAGCTATTCCAAATGATGCTACAAATGGAGCAAGAGCATTGAAATTACTAGCAGCTAACAACTTAATCAAAGTTAAAGATGGAGAATTAATTTCATCAAAAGATGTTACAGAAAATCCAAAGAACTTCAAGTTTAAAGAATTAGATGCAGCTCAATTACCAAGAACATTAGATGATGTAGATGCAGCTGTTATAAATGCAAACTATGCTTTAGATGCAGGATTAAATCCAACTGATAATGGATTGATAGCTGAAAAATCAGATTCAGAATTTGCTCAAAAGTATGCAAATATTTTAGTTGTAAGACAAGGTGATGAAAATAGTGATAAAATAAAAGTATTAAAAGATGCACTTAACTCACCAGAAGCTAAGAAATTTATTGAAGATAAATATAAGGGTGCAGTAATCCCTATGTTTTAA
- a CDS encoding methionine ABC transporter permease: MWESILLPAIEETLIMTFFSTLFAIIIGFIPAIIMIITAPDGLKPNKVLYSILDGIINILRSLPFIILMVVLVPFTRTIVGTTIGIKGAIVPLTISAAPFVARVIESALREVDKGVIEAARSFGASNTQIIFKVMLKEAMPSIILGITLTIISIVGYSAMAGAIGGGGLGSAAINYGYNRFDNQIMFYTVVVLIVFVQVLQSLGNFIYKKQVK; encoded by the coding sequence ATGTGGGAAAGTATATTATTGCCGGCAATTGAAGAGACACTTATAATGACGTTTTTTTCTACATTATTTGCTATAATAATTGGATTTATTCCAGCAATTATAATGATAATTACTGCACCTGATGGATTAAAGCCTAATAAGGTTTTATATAGTATATTAGACGGAATAATTAACATATTAAGAAGTTTACCATTTATTATTTTAATGGTAGTTCTAGTTCCTTTTACTAGAACAATAGTTGGGACAACTATAGGCATTAAGGGGGCTATTGTTCCATTAACTATATCAGCAGCACCATTTGTTGCAAGGGTTATTGAGTCAGCACTTAGAGAGGTTGATAAAGGAGTAATTGAAGCAGCAAGATCTTTTGGGGCAAGTAATACTCAAATAATTTTCAAGGTAATGCTTAAAGAAGCTATGCCAAGTATAATTTTAGGTATCACTTTAACGATTATAAGCATCGTAGGATACTCTGCAATGGCAGGTGCAATAGGAGGCGGAGGCCTAGGAAGTGCAGCTATTAATTATGGATATAATAGATTTGATAATCAGATAATGTTTTATACAGTAGTGGTATTAATTGTATTTGTTCAAGTATTACAAAGCCTAGGTAATTTTATTTATAAGAAACAGGTAAAATAG
- a CDS encoding methionine ABC transporter ATP-binding protein, giving the protein MIQIKGLSKSFNETEVLKDIKLNIEEGQIYGLIGHSGAGKSTLLRCINGLETYDSGSLTVMGQEVSELSTKEIREFRKNLGMIFQNFNLLQTKNVFDNVALPLEVWGYSKADIKEKVYKLLDLVGLREKEKSKPSQLSGGQKQRVAIARALVLDPKILLCDEATSALDPKMTKDILSLLLKINKELGITIVVVTHQMEVVKEICEKVALLEGGVIRAEGNAEELFLRPGLSLKKFLGEEEEETLPEVGVNIRLFFPRDLSENSLITKMARELNIDFSIVWGKLEKFRDDVLGSLVINVNSEYKEKVVEYLKNENISWEVL; this is encoded by the coding sequence ATGATTCAAATTAAAGGCTTAAGCAAAAGTTTTAATGAAACAGAAGTACTTAAAGATATTAAATTAAATATTGAAGAAGGACAAATTTATGGTCTTATAGGCCACTCTGGGGCAGGGAAATCTACTCTATTAAGATGCATCAATGGATTAGAAACTTATGACTCTGGAAGTTTAACAGTTATGGGACAAGAAGTTTCAGAACTTTCAACTAAGGAAATTAGGGAATTTAGAAAAAATTTGGGGATGATATTTCAAAATTTCAATTTGTTACAAACAAAAAATGTATTTGACAATGTAGCACTTCCTTTAGAAGTTTGGGGATACAGTAAGGCAGATATTAAAGAAAAGGTATATAAACTATTAGATTTAGTAGGGCTTAGAGAAAAAGAAAAGAGTAAGCCATCTCAATTAAGCGGGGGGCAAAAACAAAGAGTTGCAATAGCAAGAGCATTGGTTTTAGATCCTAAGATATTATTATGTGATGAGGCAACATCAGCACTAGATCCTAAGATGACAAAGGATATTCTATCTTTATTATTAAAAATTAATAAAGAATTAGGCATCACAATAGTAGTAGTTACTCACCAAATGGAAGTAGTTAAAGAAATATGTGAAAAAGTTGCGCTTCTAGAAGGTGGAGTAATTAGGGCAGAAGGAAATGCAGAAGAACTATTCTTAAGACCAGGACTAAGTTTAAAGAAATTCTTAGGAGAAGAAGAAGAGGAAACTCTTCCGGAAGTTGGTGTAAATATCAGACTATTCTTCCCAAGAGATTTAAGTGAGAATTCATTAATTACTAAGATGGCAAGAGAACTTAATATAGACTTTTCTATAGTATGGGGCAAACTTGAAAAATTTAGAGATGATGTGTTAGGTAGCTTAGTTATAAATGTAAATAGTGAATATAAAGAAAAAGTAGTTGAATACTTAAAGAATGAAAATATCAGCTGGGAGGTGCTATAA
- a CDS encoding DUF350 domain-containing protein — MDVLVNVGLSVLFGLVGIVIMLIGYIIFDKIIPADFNKELEKGNLAVAIVVAGLLISIAIIVSKVIA, encoded by the coding sequence ATGGACGTATTAGTAAATGTTGGTTTGAGTGTTTTGTTCGGACTTGTTGGTATAGTTATTATGTTGATTGGATATATTATTTTTGACAAAATAATACCAGCTGATTTCAATAAAGAATTAGAAAAAGGAAATTTAGCGGTGGCTATTGTGGTTGCTGGATTACTAATATCTATAGCTATAATTGTCTCAAAAGTGATAGCATAA
- a CDS encoding helix-hairpin-helix domain-containing protein, whose translation MRITRKEKLIGIVILLIVLTLVAGIYTYINIPKPLSDKEVEGMFVEETSNDNKTTTTTNNSGNIVVEIKGEIKKPEVYIMEKGSIIKDLIAEAGGLTEKADTKNINLAKELQNHECIVIGNIDNKAQNTQGSLASSLQSGKSQDGTININTATEAELDTLPGVGKVMAGKIIEYREKNGGFKSIEELKKIDRVGEGTFDKLKDKISI comes from the coding sequence ATGAGAATTACAAGGAAAGAAAAACTAATAGGAATCGTAATACTATTAATAGTTCTAACCTTAGTTGCGGGAATATATACATATATAAATATCCCAAAGCCTTTATCGGATAAAGAAGTGGAAGGTATGTTTGTAGAAGAGACTTCAAATGACAATAAAACTACGACTACAACAAATAATAGTGGAAACATAGTTGTTGAAATTAAAGGGGAAATTAAAAAGCCGGAAGTATATATAATGGAGAAAGGATCGATTATTAAAGATCTAATCGCAGAAGCTGGTGGATTAACAGAGAAAGCTGATACAAAGAATATAAATTTAGCCAAGGAACTTCAAAATCATGAGTGTATTGTTATAGGAAATATTGATAATAAAGCACAAAACACACAAGGATCATTGGCATCCTCATTGCAATCTGGAAAATCTCAAGATGGAACAATTAATATCAATACAGCAACTGAGGCTGAGCTAGATACATTACCTGGTGTAGGGAAAGTAATGGCAGGAAAAATAATAGAATATAGAGAAAAAAATGGAGGCTTTAAATCTATCGAGGAACTGAAAAAAATTGATAGAGTTGGTGAAGGAACCTTTGATAAATTGAAGGATAAAATTTCAATATAG